The Ralstonia sp. RRA DNA segment GCGGGCGCAGGTACGGGTCCACCTTCTGCGCGAGGTCGCCGGGCAGGAAGCCCAGGCGTTCGCCAGCTTCCACCGCAGGGCGTGTGAGCACGATGCGCTTGACGGCGTCGCGCTCGAGCGCATCCACCGCGCAGGCGACCGCCAGATACGTCTTGCCCGTACCCGCCGGCCCGATGCCGAACGACAGGTCATGCGAGAGGATGCTGCGCAGGTACTCGCGCTGCATCGGCGTGCGGCCGTGCAGATCGGTACGGCGCGTGTGGAGCACCGGCGACAGGTCTTTGCCATCGGGCACATCGGTGCTCGATTCCGGCACGTAGGCGCCATGCGCGGCCACCTGGCGGGTCTCGACAAGGCCGAGCTGGATGTCGTCCACCGACAGCGGATCGCGTGCGGCGTTGTAGAACGTCTCCAGCGCATTGGCCGCGCCTTGTGCGTTGGCACCGCGCACGGTGAACTTGGCGCCGCGCCGGCTGATGGTCACGTCCAGTGCCTGTTCGATCTGGCGCAGGTTTTCATCCAGCGGACCGCACAGGTTCTGCAGGCGGGCGTTGTCGTTCTTGGGCGCTGTGAATTCAGCGGTGGTCGGTTTCATCCAATCCGTCTGTGTTGATGATCAGTGGGTCACGCGGTCGTCATCGGCGACAACCTCACCGCGCAGCGAGTGCGGGAAGGCGTGCACGATGCGCACGTCGAGCATCTGGCCGATCAGCTGGTCGCGGCGCGCCTGCGGCAGATCGGGCAGGGCGAAGTTGACCACGCGGTTGTTCTCGGTGCGGCCGTGCAGTTCGGTCGGGTCCTTGCGCGACGGGCCTTCCACCAGGATGCGCTGCGTGCTGCCGACCATGCTTTGGCTGATGCGCGCGACGTTCTCTTCGATGGTCGCCTGCAAATGTTTCAGGCGTTCGAGCTTGACGGCCTGCGGCGTATCGTCGGGCAGGTTGGCCGCCGGCGTGCCGGGGCGCGGGCTGTAGATGAAGCTGAACGAGGTGTCGTAGCCGATCTCGTGAATCAGGTCCATCGTCTTGGCGAAGTCCGCATCGGTCTCGCCCGGGAAGCCGACGATGAAGTCGGTGGCGATGGAGATGTTCGGCCGGATCGCGCGCAGCTTGCGGATGCTGCTCTTGTATTCGAGCACCGTGTAGCCGCGCTTCATCGCCATCAGGATGCGGTCGGAGCCGTGCTGCACCGGCAGGTGCAGGTGGTCGACCAGCTTCGGGTTGGTGGCGTAGGCCTCGATTAGGCGCGAGGAGAATTCCTTCGGGTGGCTGGTCGTGTAGCGGATGCGCTCGATGCCCGGAATTTCGGCCACGTATTCGAGCAGCAGGGCGAAGTCCGCACGCTCAGCGGTGTCGCCCATCTTGCCGATATAGGCGTTGACGTTCTGGCCCAGCAGCGTAACTTCGCGCACGCCCTGCTCAGCCAAGCCGGCCACTTCGGCCAGCACGTCGTCGAACGGGCGCGAGACTTCTTCACCGCGCGTGTACGGCACCACGCAGTAGCTGCAGTACTTCGAGCAGCCTTCCATGATCGACACGAAGGCGGTCGAGCCTTCCACGCGCGCGGGCGGCAGGTGGTCGAACTTCTCGATCTCGGGGAAGGACACGTCGACCTGCGAGCGGCCCGTGCGGCGGCGCGCAGCGATCAGCTCCGGCAGGCGGTGCAGCGTCTGCGGGCCGAAGACGACATCCACGTAAGGCGCGCGGGCCACGATGGAAGCGCCCTCCTGGCTGGCCACGCAACCGCCCACGCCAACGACGAGGTCCGGCTTGAGGGCCTTGAGCGCCTTCACGCGGCCGAGCTCGGAGAACACCTTCTCCTGCGCCTTCTCGCGCACGGAGCATGTGTTGAAGAGGATCACGTCCGCATCTTCGGGCGTGTCGGTGGGGACGAGACCTTCAGCCGCATTGAGCACGTCGGACATCTTGTCCGAGTCGTACTCGTTCATCTGGCAGCCGTAGGTTTTGATGAAGACTTTTTTCATGTGCCGTTCACAGTGGTTGACCTGGGGGCACGTGCTTCGTGGGGCGTTCTGACGTCCGGCGCTACTGAGACTGCGATTGCGCCTGCGCCTGCGCCTGGGCGGCGACCGCGGCCTTGTAGTCGTCATCGCTGACAACCCAGGCTGTCAGCAACTGCTGATACAGGTCGAGCTGATAGCGCACCTTGAACGTCTGGCCGACCACCGAGGCGGTTGGCAGCAGGCGCCCATCCAGCGACAGGATCCGCACGCCCGGGGCGAAGCGGATATCGGCCTTGGTGGTGCCGAAACCGAGCAGCAGGATGTTCACCAAGCCCGTGCTGCCAGTGGTCAGCGTGCCGGTATTGACCGAATTGACGGTCAATTGGGCAGCCGGAGCCACCGCCGGAATGTTGCGCAGGACTTGCGCATGGGCGGACAGCAGCGGCGCTGATGCTGCAACTGCGGCAAAGGCTAGGGCGAGGACTTGGCGTCGGGTGCGCATGGCGTCGTCAGGGGAAAGCCACCGCCGGGTGAGCGACCCGGCACACGAAACACGAGACAACCCGACATTGTAACGCTGGCGGGTGGGTTCCTATAGCGCTTCGGCAATCTTTGCGGCCAGTGCAACACCGCTCAGGAACGCGGCTTCCACACGCGGGCCCTCGCACCAGTCGCCGCAGGCGCCCAGGCGGGTGGCGGCGTCCCAATGGCAGGGCATTTCCGCCGACTGTTCGACCAGCGCATGCGGCCACAGATGGGCCGCCATGACGTCGGGCTCGGGCGTGCCGGGAAAGGCTTCGGCAAAGCGGGCATGCAGGGCGTGCAGCGCCTGCTCGGGGGTGTCTGTGGCGTGTGCGGCCGACCAGCCCGGCGACGCATGCACCACCCAGGATTCGTCGACCATCACCCGGCCCGGCTTGGTGTTGTCGCGTGCGGCCCAGGCGAGCATGTCGTCGTCAATGCGGATGCCGTCATATGGCAGGTCCAGCGATTGCGTAAAGCCCATCATCAACGCCCAGCAGGGTGC contains these protein-coding regions:
- a CDS encoding PhoH family protein is translated as MKPTTAEFTAPKNDNARLQNLCGPLDENLRQIEQALDVTISRRGAKFTVRGANAQGAANALETFYNAARDPLSVDDIQLGLVETRQVAAHGAYVPESSTDVPDGKDLSPVLHTRRTDLHGRTPMQREYLRSILSHDLSFGIGPAGTGKTYLAVACAVDALERDAVKRIVLTRPAVEAGERLGFLPGDLAQKVDPYLRPLYDALYDLLGFDKTQKMFERQMIEIAPLAYMRGRTLNHAFIILDEAQNTTPEQMKMFLTRIGFGSKAVITGDTTQIDLPRGQKSGLIEAQHVLRDVRGVSMTRFSSVDVVRHPLVARIVEAYDEFHAQHKDA
- the miaB gene encoding tRNA (N6-isopentenyl adenosine(37)-C2)-methylthiotransferase MiaB, which produces MKKVFIKTYGCQMNEYDSDKMSDVLNAAEGLVPTDTPEDADVILFNTCSVREKAQEKVFSELGRVKALKALKPDLVVGVGGCVASQEGASIVARAPYVDVVFGPQTLHRLPELIAARRRTGRSQVDVSFPEIEKFDHLPPARVEGSTAFVSIMEGCSKYCSYCVVPYTRGEEVSRPFDDVLAEVAGLAEQGVREVTLLGQNVNAYIGKMGDTAERADFALLLEYVAEIPGIERIRYTTSHPKEFSSRLIEAYATNPKLVDHLHLPVQHGSDRILMAMKRGYTVLEYKSSIRKLRAIRPNISIATDFIVGFPGETDADFAKTMDLIHEIGYDTSFSFIYSPRPGTPAANLPDDTPQAVKLERLKHLQATIEENVARISQSMVGSTQRILVEGPSRKDPTELHGRTENNRVVNFALPDLPQARRDQLIGQMLDVRIVHAFPHSLRGEVVADDDRVTH